The following are encoded together in the Raineyella sp. LH-20 genome:
- the arfB gene encoding alternative ribosome rescue aminoacyl-tRNA hydrolase ArfB, with product MDDLVIAPGPGLPRGLVIPAALLSERFTHASGPGGQGVNTADSRVQLAFDLAELAALGIDEARLDRALGRLAGRLTGTVLTVDAAEFRSQHHNRRAARDRLAGLLRTALAPPLAPRRPTKPTKASRRRRLETKRRRAEVKRGRSRPTSDS from the coding sequence GTGGACGACCTCGTCATCGCGCCCGGCCCCGGCCTGCCCCGGGGGCTGGTCATTCCCGCCGCGCTGCTCAGCGAGCGGTTCACCCATGCCTCGGGGCCGGGTGGCCAGGGGGTCAACACCGCCGACTCCCGGGTGCAGCTGGCGTTCGATCTCGCCGAGCTGGCCGCTCTCGGGATCGACGAGGCCCGGCTCGACCGGGCGCTCGGGCGACTCGCCGGGCGGCTGACCGGCACGGTCCTCACCGTGGACGCGGCCGAGTTCCGTTCCCAGCACCACAACCGGCGCGCAGCCCGCGACCGACTCGCCGGACTGCTGCGGACAGCGCTCGCCCCGCCCCTTGCGCCGCGTCGTCCGACGAAGCCGACCAAGGCCTCCCGACGCCGGCGTCTGGAGACCAAGCGGCGGCGCGCCGAGGTCAAGCGCGGTCGGTCCCGGCCGACCTCGGATTCCTGA
- a CDS encoding MFS transporter encodes MSDPTESPAASPRPGQRTPVAPYARRSRRGLITLATVTLGSGITMLDTTVVTIALPTIGRELTSSLDGLQWVNNGLTLSLSALILVGGSLGDRLGRRLVYLVGIAWFALASLACALAPATGWLVAARVLQGVGAALLTPGALAIIRSSFREEDQPAVIGTWAGVSGIAVAIGPFLGGWILDVLSWRWIFLANLPLCVIVVLAGWTVVPESRDEAAGGRFDLAGAGLTSVVLAALTWVLIDGAQWPALLVTVVAVAIAAGVVAFVLVERRAHYPLVPLRLFSSRVFTSANLMTFLVYGALGAVLFFLVLQLQNTAGFSPRDSGLATLPITITLMLLSAPMATLAQRLGPRRPMTVGPMVVAVGVLILSRVGAGSGWGSVLVGTSVFGLGLAVLVSPLTAAVLGAAPEQYAGAASAINNAVARTGGLLAIAALPAVVGLSGADYRDPDLLTAGYRLATYVTAALLVLGGLVSWFGLRGTGPAARHRPEAPTPTA; translated from the coding sequence GTGTCCGACCCCACTGAGTCTCCTGCCGCGTCTCCTCGCCCCGGACAGCGGACGCCCGTCGCACCGTACGCCCGCCGGTCCCGCCGCGGCCTGATCACCCTGGCCACGGTCACCCTCGGCTCGGGCATCACGATGCTCGACACCACCGTGGTGACCATCGCCCTGCCGACCATCGGACGCGAGCTCACCAGCTCCCTCGACGGCCTGCAGTGGGTGAACAACGGCCTGACCCTGTCGCTGTCCGCCCTGATCCTGGTCGGCGGCAGCCTGGGAGATCGGCTCGGCCGACGGCTGGTCTACCTGGTCGGGATCGCCTGGTTCGCCCTGGCCTCGCTCGCCTGCGCGCTGGCGCCGGCGACCGGCTGGCTGGTGGCCGCCCGGGTGCTGCAGGGCGTCGGCGCCGCCCTGCTCACCCCCGGGGCCCTGGCGATCATCCGCAGTTCCTTCCGCGAGGAGGACCAGCCGGCGGTGATCGGCACCTGGGCCGGCGTCTCGGGGATCGCCGTGGCGATCGGCCCGTTCCTCGGCGGTTGGATCCTCGACGTCCTGTCCTGGCGGTGGATCTTCCTGGCCAACCTCCCGCTGTGCGTCATCGTCGTGCTGGCCGGCTGGACGGTGGTCCCGGAGAGCCGCGACGAGGCAGCGGGCGGCCGCTTCGACCTCGCCGGCGCGGGGCTCACGTCGGTCGTGCTCGCCGCGCTGACCTGGGTCCTCATCGACGGCGCCCAGTGGCCCGCGCTGCTGGTGACCGTGGTCGCCGTGGCGATCGCGGCCGGGGTGGTGGCGTTCGTCCTGGTCGAACGCCGCGCACACTATCCGCTGGTGCCGCTGCGGCTCTTCTCCTCACGGGTCTTCACCTCGGCCAACCTGATGACCTTCCTGGTCTACGGGGCGCTCGGCGCGGTCCTGTTCTTCCTGGTGCTCCAGCTGCAGAACACGGCCGGCTTCTCGCCGCGCGACTCCGGGCTGGCCACCCTGCCGATCACCATCACCCTGATGCTGCTCTCCGCACCGATGGCGACCCTGGCACAGCGACTCGGACCGCGCCGGCCGATGACCGTCGGGCCGATGGTCGTCGCCGTCGGGGTGCTCATCCTGTCCCGGGTCGGCGCCGGCTCCGGGTGGGGGAGCGTGCTGGTCGGCACCAGCGTCTTCGGACTGGGCCTCGCCGTCCTGGTGTCACCACTGACGGCCGCGGTGCTGGGCGCCGCCCCCGAGCAGTACGCCGGTGCGGCCAGCGCGATCAACAATGCGGTGGCCCGGACCGGCGGCCTGCTTGCGATCGCGGCGCTGCCGGCGGTGGTGGGACTCTCCGGTGCGGACTACCGCGACCCGGACCTGCTCACGGCGGGCTACCGCCTCGCGACGTACGTCACCGCCGCGCTGCTGGTCCTCGGCGGCCTGGTCAGCTGGTTCGGGCTGCGTGGGACCGGGCCGGCGGCGCGCCACCGCCCGGAGGCGCCGACCCCCACGGCCTGA
- a CDS encoding TetR/AcrR family transcriptional regulator: MHSSSATSWPALGALWGIGGDAPGPKRRYTVAEVARAGIRVADAQGLSGLTLQVVGRELGLTTTALYRYVDSKETLLELMADVALGPAPGLTGALADRIHDWCDARWRVLQAHRWLADLPIRTTPRGPDGIAWQESLVSGLADVGVGDPVGVARLLTIMVHGHAAAGGAEDASTDPPTWWAATVERTAPTTTELARRRTDRAEDDLAGAVERLIASLVIESAYGLRPPGVR; this comes from the coding sequence ATGCACAGTTCGTCGGCGACGTCATGGCCCGCCCTCGGAGCGCTCTGGGGGATCGGCGGAGACGCTCCGGGCCCCAAGCGGCGCTACACCGTGGCGGAGGTCGCCCGGGCCGGCATCCGCGTCGCCGACGCGCAGGGCCTGTCCGGACTGACCCTGCAGGTCGTCGGCAGGGAACTGGGCCTCACCACCACCGCCCTCTACCGCTATGTGGACTCCAAGGAGACCCTGCTGGAGCTGATGGCCGACGTCGCGCTGGGCCCGGCACCCGGACTCACCGGGGCGCTGGCCGATCGGATCCACGACTGGTGCGACGCGCGCTGGCGGGTGCTGCAGGCCCATCGGTGGCTGGCGGACCTGCCGATCCGGACGACACCGCGCGGCCCCGACGGCATCGCCTGGCAGGAGTCGCTGGTGTCAGGACTGGCTGACGTCGGCGTCGGTGATCCGGTCGGCGTGGCCCGGCTGCTGACGATCATGGTGCACGGGCACGCCGCCGCCGGGGGCGCGGAGGATGCCTCGACGGATCCGCCGACCTGGTGGGCGGCGACCGTGGAGCGTACGGCGCCGACCACCACGGAACTGGCCCGCCGCCGCACCGACCGCGCCGAGGACGACCTCGCTGGGGCGGTCGAGCGGCTGATCGCCTCGCTCGTGATCGAGTCGGCGTACGGGCTGCGCCCGCCCGGCGTACGCTGA
- a CDS encoding DUF4342 domain-containing protein, translating into MDRPGRTFIEKVEVAGDQLARTIKKLYSDADARRVIIRNAEGRELLSVPLTIGLAGGALAVVTAPVLAAAAAIGGTLAKVHLDIERETPDGD; encoded by the coding sequence ATGGACAGACCCGGACGTACGTTCATCGAGAAGGTCGAGGTGGCCGGCGATCAGCTGGCCCGGACGATCAAGAAGCTCTACTCGGACGCCGACGCGCGCCGCGTCATCATCCGCAACGCCGAGGGCCGCGAACTGCTCAGCGTCCCGCTCACCATCGGCCTGGCCGGGGGAGCACTCGCCGTCGTCACCGCCCCGGTGCTGGCGGCGGCCGCCGCCATCGGCGGCACGTTGGCCAAGGTCCACCTCGACATCGAGCGCGAGACCCCCGACGGTGACTGA
- a CDS encoding chloride channel protein produces MAGTDGNRQHRHRPTLTAVAVVVLGGITAGLVGAAMVAVMHLVELAAYGRHGTSLVQAAAPWRRILAPALGGILAGLGWWTLRRGGHLVPLRTALHDPARRMGVLRTTADALLQILLVGSGGSLGREGAPRQTSAVLAQHIARSGGLAPDLGPTILAAAAGAGLAAVYNVPVAGALFALEVLLVRWTPLTIIVTAAMSAIATVVAWPVVSVRPTYDFPAAAPQFGALWWTLVAVPLTALLGLGFATLAGVAERRRPRAGWRLPVAIGVTGAVLGALSVPVPDLPGNGQEIMQTAFAGGGSATGFLLLLVLKPLVTGLYVRSGAVGGLLTPALATGASAGGAAAWIVRAGGGQASVALWALIGAAGVLAVTQRAPLFAAAMAWELTAAPLWTVPLLLVVTYASLGCAHLVARRLRPGPPRPPGPPRPPRPVSGNGPAGGSPASSP; encoded by the coding sequence ATGGCCGGTACGGACGGCAATCGTCAGCACAGGCATCGCCCCACCCTCACCGCCGTCGCCGTCGTGGTGCTCGGCGGGATCACCGCCGGTCTGGTCGGCGCCGCGATGGTGGCGGTGATGCACCTGGTCGAACTCGCGGCGTACGGCCGGCACGGCACGTCCCTGGTCCAGGCCGCCGCGCCGTGGCGCCGGATCCTCGCTCCCGCCCTCGGCGGGATCCTCGCCGGCCTCGGCTGGTGGACCCTGCGCCGGGGCGGACACCTGGTGCCACTGCGCACCGCCCTGCACGACCCGGCCCGCCGGATGGGCGTGCTGCGCACCACCGCCGACGCTCTGCTCCAGATCCTCCTGGTCGGCTCGGGGGGCTCGCTCGGACGCGAGGGCGCGCCGCGCCAGACCTCCGCGGTGCTGGCCCAACACATCGCCCGCAGTGGGGGCCTGGCACCCGACCTGGGCCCGACGATCCTGGCCGCCGCGGCCGGCGCCGGCCTGGCCGCCGTCTACAACGTCCCGGTCGCCGGGGCGTTGTTCGCCCTCGAGGTCCTGCTGGTCCGCTGGACCCCGCTCACCATCATCGTCACCGCCGCCATGTCGGCGATCGCGACGGTGGTCGCCTGGCCGGTCGTCTCGGTGCGGCCGACCTACGACTTCCCCGCCGCCGCGCCCCAGTTCGGCGCCCTGTGGTGGACGCTGGTCGCCGTGCCGCTGACGGCGCTGCTGGGCCTGGGCTTCGCGACGCTCGCCGGGGTCGCCGAACGTCGCCGGCCCCGCGCGGGGTGGCGACTGCCGGTGGCGATCGGGGTCACCGGTGCCGTGCTCGGTGCCCTGTCGGTGCCGGTGCCCGACCTGCCGGGCAATGGGCAGGAGATCATGCAGACCGCCTTCGCCGGCGGGGGATCGGCGACAGGCTTCCTCCTGCTGCTGGTGCTCAAGCCGCTGGTCACCGGCCTGTACGTACGCTCCGGGGCGGTCGGTGGCCTGCTCACCCCGGCGCTGGCGACGGGTGCGTCGGCCGGCGGGGCGGCGGCCTGGATCGTCCGGGCCGGTGGAGGACAGGCCTCGGTGGCGCTGTGGGCACTGATCGGCGCCGCCGGGGTGCTGGCGGTCACCCAGCGGGCCCCGCTGTTCGCGGCCGCGATGGCCTGGGAGCTCACCGCGGCCCCGCTGTGGACGGTGCCGCTGCTGCTGGTGGTGACGTACGCCTCGCTGGGCTGCGCCCACCTGGTCGCCCGCAGGCTCCGGCCAGGACCACCACGACCACCAGGACCACCACGACCACCGCGACCGGTCAGCGGAAACGGTCCAGCAGGCGGATCCCCGGCGTCATCCCCGTGA
- a CDS encoding succinic semialdehyde dehydrogenase translates to MPPGEPSRHENTSLTDTTSLADNTSLAETPSRAMRTTVPWERLGRLVSAAGSATLEVRTPLDGSVLGTVPRSVTADVAEAILLARAAQPAWAARTPRSRAAVMARFGRLVLDHRDEILDLTQLESGKSRLDAFEEVVDAARTASHYAHVAPDLLRPQRRPGAVPVLTRTVELRRPKGVVGVISPWNYPFTLAVSDAIPALLAGNAVVLKPDSRTPLTALYGVALLRAAGLPDDLLQVMVGPGAELGPALIEGIDHLMFTGSTATGREVARRCGERLIGLTAELGGKNPLIVLPDADLRRAASGAVRSAFANAGQLCIAAERIYVHRAVYDAFLTAFLAVVGRLRLGVGLDWRHDMGTLASPAQLERVTVQLHDAVARGATVLAGGHARPDLAPWYVEPTVLADVPSEATMACTETFGPVVSVQPVADLEEAIVRANDSEFGLSASVWTAAGRGEAVAGRLDVGAVTVNEGYSAAWASHAAPMGGWKASGLGRRHGVEGLLAFTESQTVATQRLLPLEPPPGRRGAALAFVTGMTPGIRLLDRFR, encoded by the coding sequence GTGCCTCCGGGAGAACCGAGTCGCCATGAGAACACCAGCCTCACCGACACCACCAGCCTCGCCGACAACACCAGCCTCGCCGAGACCCCGAGTCGCGCGATGAGGACCACCGTGCCGTGGGAACGGTTGGGACGCCTGGTCTCCGCCGCCGGGTCGGCCACTCTGGAGGTGCGGACACCGCTCGACGGGAGCGTTCTCGGCACCGTCCCGCGCTCCGTCACCGCCGATGTGGCCGAGGCGATCCTGCTGGCCCGGGCCGCACAACCGGCGTGGGCGGCGCGTACGCCACGGTCCCGCGCCGCGGTGATGGCCCGGTTCGGCCGACTGGTGCTCGACCACCGCGACGAGATCCTCGATCTCACCCAACTGGAGTCCGGCAAGAGCCGCCTCGATGCGTTCGAGGAAGTCGTGGACGCCGCCCGGACGGCGAGCCACTACGCGCACGTGGCACCCGACCTGCTCCGTCCGCAGCGCCGGCCGGGGGCCGTGCCGGTGCTCACTCGGACCGTCGAGTTGCGCCGGCCCAAGGGCGTGGTGGGGGTGATCAGCCCGTGGAACTATCCCTTCACGTTGGCCGTCTCCGATGCGATCCCGGCGCTGCTGGCGGGCAACGCGGTGGTGCTCAAGCCCGACTCCCGCACCCCGCTGACCGCCCTGTACGGCGTGGCGCTGCTGCGGGCCGCCGGGCTGCCCGACGACCTGCTGCAGGTGATGGTGGGGCCGGGGGCCGAGCTGGGGCCGGCACTGATCGAGGGCATCGACCACCTGATGTTCACCGGGTCGACCGCCACCGGACGGGAGGTGGCCCGTCGGTGCGGCGAACGGCTGATCGGCCTGACCGCCGAGCTCGGCGGGAAGAATCCGCTGATCGTGCTGCCGGACGCCGATCTGCGCCGGGCGGCGTCCGGGGCCGTACGGTCCGCTTTCGCCAACGCCGGCCAGTTGTGCATCGCCGCCGAGCGGATCTATGTGCACCGGGCGGTGTACGACGCCTTCCTGACGGCGTTCCTCGCGGTGGTCGGCCGGCTCCGCCTCGGGGTCGGCCTGGACTGGCGCCACGACATGGGGACGCTGGCCTCCCCGGCACAGCTGGAGCGGGTGACCGTCCAGCTGCACGACGCGGTCGCCCGGGGCGCGACAGTGCTGGCCGGCGGCCACGCCCGCCCCGACCTGGCCCCGTGGTACGTCGAGCCCACCGTGCTGGCCGACGTGCCGTCGGAGGCGACGATGGCGTGCACCGAGACCTTCGGCCCGGTGGTGTCGGTGCAGCCGGTCGCCGACCTCGAGGAGGCGATCGTCCGGGCGAACGACAGCGAGTTCGGCCTGTCGGCCAGTGTCTGGACCGCCGCAGGACGGGGCGAGGCGGTGGCCGGTCGGCTGGACGTGGGCGCGGTGACGGTCAACGAGGGCTACTCGGCGGCGTGGGCCTCCCATGCCGCGCCGATGGGCGGCTGGAAGGCCTCCGGGCTGGGCCGCCGGCACGGCGTGGAGGGGCTGCTCGCCTTCACCGAGAGCCAGACCGTCGCCACCCAGCGGCTGCTGCCGTTGGAGCCGCCGCCCGGCCGCCGTGGCGCCGCCCTCGCGTTCGTCACGGGGATGACGCCGGGGATCCGCCTGCTGGACCGTTTCCGCTGA
- a CDS encoding ABC transporter ATP-binding protein, with protein MRLFRRGRAEPVRRGRAEPVRRGRAEPVPRGRAEPAPAADPDLAVRVQDLRRTFGSFAAVDGISVAVRRGEVFGFLGPNGSGKTTTIRMLTGALAPSSGEIEVLGTDVARHPEAIHHRIGYMSQRFSPFEDLTVEENMRFYAGVHGISRETYARRREYVLEMADLRGRERELTADLSVGWRQRLALGTATIHEPELLFLDEPTSGVDPVARRQFWDLLHDLAGRGVTLFVTTHYMDEAANCTRLAFMYRGRIVADGTPRDLVTGGTPVLEVHGPEPDAVHAWLEAASDVRDVHLSEGALRVTAPGTDPDDLTRRLAAAGFPDVTVRSVEPSVEDVFVGLVTAR; from the coding sequence ATGAGGCTGTTCAGACGCGGCCGTGCCGAGCCGGTCCGACGCGGCCGTGCCGAGCCGGTCCGACGCGGCCGTGCCGAGCCGGTCCCACGCGGCCGTGCCGAGCCGGCACCGGCCGCCGATCCCGACCTCGCGGTCCGGGTGCAGGACCTGCGTCGTACGTTCGGGAGCTTCGCGGCGGTCGACGGGATCAGTGTCGCGGTCCGGCGCGGGGAGGTCTTCGGCTTCCTCGGCCCCAACGGATCGGGCAAGACCACCACGATCCGGATGCTCACCGGCGCGCTGGCCCCCAGCTCCGGGGAGATCGAGGTGCTCGGCACCGACGTCGCCCGTCATCCGGAGGCGATCCACCACCGGATCGGCTACATGTCCCAGCGGTTCAGCCCCTTCGAGGATCTCACCGTCGAGGAGAACATGCGCTTCTACGCCGGCGTCCACGGGATCTCCCGGGAGACGTACGCACGGCGGCGGGAATACGTCCTGGAGATGGCCGACCTGCGCGGCCGCGAGAGGGAGCTGACGGCGGATCTGTCGGTCGGCTGGCGCCAGCGCCTCGCGCTGGGGACGGCGACCATCCACGAGCCGGAGCTGTTGTTCCTCGACGAACCGACCTCCGGCGTCGATCCGGTCGCCCGCCGACAGTTCTGGGACCTGCTCCACGACCTGGCCGGGCGAGGGGTGACGCTCTTCGTCACCACCCACTACATGGACGAGGCGGCCAACTGCACCCGGCTGGCCTTCATGTATCGCGGCCGGATCGTCGCCGACGGCACACCACGCGACCTGGTCACCGGCGGGACACCGGTGCTCGAGGTCCACGGCCCGGAACCGGACGCGGTGCACGCCTGGCTGGAGGCCGCCAGCGACGTCCGCGACGTCCACCTCTCCGAAGGGGCGCTCCGGGTCACCGCGCCCGGGACCGATCCCGACGACCTGACCCGACGCCTGGCGGCGGCCGGCTTCCCCGACGTCACCGTACGATCGGTCGAGCCCTCCGTGGAAGACGTGTTCGTCGGGCTCGTCACCGCCCGGTAG
- a CDS encoding aromatic ring-opening dioxygenase LigA — protein MGNALARTLLRLAGPTLIGAGGAAWYVITRELKAQKIEVHPDSPSLQGRPVAGPVTAFAQAAVMEKHALAIGGGRTFAEISEEWIEATEAGDEERAAELSGTRETVMQANLLRASLFTSVLAYGVSALTMGVGVLSCATASVTRTPRAARKH, from the coding sequence ATGGGAAACGCCCTTGCCCGTACGCTCCTGCGCCTCGCCGGCCCGACCCTGATCGGCGCCGGTGGCGCCGCCTGGTACGTCATCACCCGTGAGCTCAAGGCCCAGAAGATCGAGGTCCACCCCGACTCGCCCAGTCTCCAGGGACGTCCGGTCGCCGGCCCGGTGACCGCCTTCGCCCAGGCGGCCGTGATGGAGAAGCATGCTCTCGCCATCGGCGGCGGTCGAACCTTCGCCGAGATCAGCGAGGAGTGGATCGAGGCCACCGAAGCCGGTGACGAGGAACGTGCGGCCGAGCTCTCCGGCACCCGCGAGACCGTGATGCAGGCCAACCTGCTGCGCGCCTCGCTGTTCACCTCGGTGCTCGCCTATGGCGTATCCGCTCTGACCATGGGCGTCGGCGTGCTCAGCTGCGCCACCGCCAGCGTCACCCGCACGCCCCGCGCCGCCCGCAAGCACTGA
- a CDS encoding alpha/beta family hydrolase, producing the protein MTTLDIDTPRGPGRLVLDEAAEPRAILLLGHGAGGGIDTFDLAALADALPPGGITVARFEQPWRTAGRRVAGAAGGLDEAWRTALDVAVERWPGLPLVVGGRSAGARVACRCYAPPARGVVALSFPLHPPGRPAASRVAELAAVPGPVLVVQGTRDPFGHPAELRAALADVRADAPVTITEIEGAVHGLGPTRKADDPADRARSITAPVARFVLDLALRPGPGSPPGRS; encoded by the coding sequence ATGACCACCCTCGACATCGACACCCCTCGGGGCCCGGGACGGCTCGTCCTCGACGAGGCCGCCGAGCCGCGGGCGATCCTGCTGCTCGGCCACGGCGCCGGCGGCGGGATCGACACGTTCGACCTCGCCGCGCTCGCCGACGCCCTGCCGCCCGGCGGCATCACGGTCGCCCGCTTCGAGCAGCCGTGGCGGACCGCCGGCCGGCGCGTCGCCGGGGCGGCCGGCGGACTCGACGAGGCGTGGCGTACGGCGCTGGACGTGGCCGTCGAGCGCTGGCCGGGCCTGCCGCTGGTCGTGGGCGGGCGCAGTGCCGGCGCCCGGGTGGCCTGCCGATGTTACGCGCCGCCGGCCCGTGGGGTGGTGGCGCTGTCCTTCCCGCTGCATCCGCCCGGCCGGCCCGCCGCCTCACGGGTCGCCGAACTGGCCGCGGTGCCCGGTCCGGTGCTGGTGGTGCAGGGGACACGCGACCCGTTCGGGCATCCCGCCGAGCTGCGCGCCGCGCTGGCGGACGTCCGGGCGGACGCGCCGGTGACGATCACCGAGATCGAGGGCGCGGTGCACGGTCTCGGGCCGACCCGCAAGGCCGACGACCCGGCCGACCGGGCTCGGTCGATCACCGCACCGGTGGCCCGGTTCGTCCTCGACCTGGCGCTCAGGCCAGGCCCAGGATCGCCCCCAGGTCGTAGCTGA
- a CDS encoding PAS domain S-box protein, producing MTDPTQPLAEPDLTAAALDQAGDGIIVVDVAGTITHWNHKAEDLFGFTADQAIGRSVEIIIPERLRTDHWHGFDAAMSTGHLATDGKPRRTRGLTVDGGKVYVTMTFAVINAPDGTAVGAVAVAREYIKES from the coding sequence ATGACCGACCCGACGCAGCCCCTCGCCGAGCCCGACCTCACCGCCGCCGCGCTGGACCAGGCCGGGGACGGCATCATCGTCGTCGACGTGGCCGGCACCATCACCCACTGGAACCACAAGGCCGAGGACCTCTTCGGCTTCACCGCCGACCAGGCGATCGGCCGCAGCGTGGAGATCATCATCCCGGAGCGGCTCCGGACCGACCACTGGCACGGCTTCGACGCCGCGATGTCCACCGGCCACCTGGCCACTGACGGCAAGCCCCGTCGCACCCGCGGGCTGACCGTCGACGGCGGCAAGGTGTATGTCACGATGACGTTCGCGGTCATCAACGCCCCTGACGGGACCGCGGTCGGGGCCGTCGCGGTGGCCCGCGAGTACATCAAGGAGTCCTGA
- a CDS encoding amino acid permease, with amino-acid sequence MTDVSAPTRTSVDRVDPPAHDHLRRNLANRHIQLIAIGGAIGTGLFMGSGRTIALAGPSILLVYVIIGVMLFFVMRAMGELLLHNLEYASFQDFAADLLGPWAGFAIGWTYWLSWVFTGMADIVAITGYWKFWVGDLSAAIGLTVLTLVVLLALNLLTVRLFGEIEFWFALIKVLAITALVAVGATMLMLHFTSANGIHASVTNLWNHGGVFPTGLPGFFAGFQIAVFAFVGIELVGATAAEAQDPVRTLPKAINSIPVRVLLFYVLALAAIMVVTPWHLVDPGTSPFVNLFTLIGFGGAAGVMNFVVLTSAASSCNSGIYSSSRMLYGLAQKGMAPRWLGSLNARDVPATGLWISVVLIGASLVLTANESVMGAFTVVTSVAATLFIVIWSLILISYLRYRTVRPEAHITSPFPMPLGRVMSWVVLVFFVFVVVLLALRPETRQPLFVAPVWFVVLALGWWIVRRRAARRVQAMGELEEEAQG; translated from the coding sequence ATGACCGATGTGTCAGCTCCAACCCGTACCTCCGTCGACCGCGTCGATCCGCCGGCCCACGACCATCTGCGTCGCAACCTCGCGAACCGGCACATCCAGCTGATCGCCATCGGCGGCGCGATCGGCACCGGCCTGTTCATGGGATCCGGGAGGACGATCGCGCTGGCCGGCCCGTCGATCCTGCTGGTCTACGTGATCATCGGCGTGATGCTGTTCTTCGTCATGCGGGCGATGGGCGAGTTGCTGCTGCACAACCTGGAGTACGCGTCCTTCCAGGACTTCGCGGCCGACCTGTTGGGGCCCTGGGCCGGGTTCGCCATCGGCTGGACCTACTGGCTGAGCTGGGTCTTCACCGGCATGGCCGACATCGTCGCCATCACCGGCTACTGGAAGTTCTGGGTCGGCGACCTGTCCGCCGCGATCGGGCTGACCGTGCTCACCCTCGTCGTGCTGCTCGCGCTCAACCTGCTCACCGTGCGCCTGTTCGGCGAGATCGAGTTCTGGTTCGCGCTGATCAAGGTGCTGGCGATCACCGCCCTGGTCGCCGTCGGCGCGACGATGCTGATGCTGCACTTCACCTCGGCGAACGGCATCCACGCCTCGGTGACGAACCTGTGGAACCACGGCGGGGTCTTCCCGACCGGGCTGCCCGGCTTCTTCGCCGGCTTCCAGATCGCCGTCTTCGCCTTCGTCGGCATCGAGCTGGTCGGCGCCACCGCCGCGGAGGCCCAGGACCCGGTGCGTACGCTGCCCAAGGCGATCAACTCCATCCCGGTGCGGGTGCTGCTGTTCTACGTGCTGGCGTTGGCGGCGATCATGGTCGTCACGCCGTGGCACCTGGTCGATCCGGGCACCTCGCCGTTCGTGAATCTGTTCACCCTGATCGGCTTCGGCGGCGCGGCCGGCGTGATGAACTTCGTCGTCCTCACCTCCGCCGCCTCGTCCTGCAACTCGGGGATCTACTCCAGTTCCCGGATGCTCTACGGGCTCGCCCAGAAGGGCATGGCGCCGCGCTGGCTGGGCTCCCTCAACGCCCGTGACGTGCCGGCCACCGGCCTGTGGATCTCGGTGGTGCTGATCGGCGCCTCCCTGGTGCTCACCGCCAACGAGTCGGTGATGGGCGCCTTCACCGTGGTCACCTCGGTGGCGGCGACGCTGTTCATCGTGATCTGGAGCCTGATCCTGATCAGCTACCTGCGCTACCGCACGGTGCGTCCCGAGGCGCACATCACCTCGCCCTTCCCGATGCCGCTGGGCCGGGTGATGTCGTGGGTGGTGCTGGTGTTCTTCGTCTTCGTCGTGGTGCTGCTCGCACTGCGGCCCGAGACGCGTCAGCCGCTGTTCGTCGCGCCGGTCTGGTTCGTGGTGCTGGCCCTCGGCTGGTGGATCGTCCGCCGCCGCGCCGCCCGACGGGTGCAGGCGATGGGAGAGCTGGAGGAGGAGGCCCAGGGGTGA
- a CDS encoding DUF1810 domain-containing protein translates to MATTDPYDLERFVRAQADGVYEQALAELRAGHKTSHWMWFVFPQVAGLGRSATAERYAISGLDEARAYLQHPVLEHRLLEAARAVADGPATTAEHLLGRVDAMKLRSSMTLFAAANPGGPVFRQVLERYFGGVRDPRTMKILGLAHHTDPV, encoded by the coding sequence ATGGCCACCACCGATCCGTACGACCTGGAGCGATTCGTCCGCGCCCAAGCGGACGGCGTCTACGAACAGGCCCTCGCCGAGTTGCGCGCGGGCCACAAGACCAGCCACTGGATGTGGTTCGTCTTCCCGCAGGTCGCCGGTCTGGGCCGCAGCGCGACCGCGGAACGCTATGCGATCTCCGGCCTCGACGAGGCCCGGGCCTATCTCCAGCACCCCGTCCTGGAGCACCGTCTGCTGGAGGCCGCCCGGGCCGTCGCGGACGGTCCGGCCACCACCGCCGAGCACCTGCTCGGCCGGGTCGACGCGATGAAGCTGCGCTCCTCGATGACCCTCTTTGCAGCGGCCAATCCGGGCGGCCCGGTGTTCCGTCAGGTGCTGGAGCGCTACTTCGGCGGCGTCCGTGACCCGCGGACGATGAAGATCCTCGGCCTCGCCCACCACACCGACCCGGTCTGA